The following coding sequences lie in one Primulina huaijiensis isolate GDHJ02 chromosome 2, ASM1229523v2, whole genome shotgun sequence genomic window:
- the LOC140962774 gene encoding probable linoleate 9S-lipoxygenase 5 isoform X1, translating into MSEALDHITCIFLSFSLFFKFQLNTSVFCTVCFVYNNSDSISEMLEKLLETVCGTSRDGSKIEKKKKKKKKKIKGTVVLKKKNVMDCTDVCASILDRTYEIFGKAVSFHLISSTHGDPANGGRGKLGKAAYLEKWVSKITSLSAEFNITFHWDIETLGIPGALIVKNHHYSQFYLKTVELHDVPQHGTLHFVCNSWVYPMRLYEYNRLFFTNKTYLPGDTPEPLRLHREEELIYLRGTGSGMLKPWDRVYDYAYYNDLGSPEKGIDYSRPVLGGSKEYPYPRRGRTGRPPNEKDPNSETRLPLLSLNVYVPKDEKFSQVKFSDFIGDALKSLGQVLIPEIKSLFDKTFNEFDTFQDVLNLYEGGIKLPDGVSLHKIRKRIPWELLKELLHSDGERFLKFPMPDVIKEDRTAWRTDEEFGREMLAGVNPVNIRHLEEFPPTSKLDPQVYGNQHSTMTREHIEKHMQGLTVEHALASNRLFILDHHDAMMTYLRRINTTATKTYATRTLLLLQENGTLKPIAIELSLPHENGDKHGAVSQVFTPCQTGVEGSIWQLAKAYAAVNDSGYHQLISHWLNTHAVIEPFIIATNRQLSVLHPIYKILKPHFRDTMHINALARQILINAGGVVEATVFPARYAMEMSSAVYKNWNFTEQGLPEDLLKRGMAIKDSTKPHGLRLLIDDYPYAVDGLDIWSAIEAWVDKYCRLYYPSNETIQADSELQSWWTEIREVGHADIKNEPWWPKLHTQQELIKTCSTIIWISSALHAAVNFGQYPYAGYLPNRPTVSRRLMPKPGTREFTELESNPDSAFLKTITAQFQTLLGVSLIEILSRHSTDEIYLGQRDDPEWTDDDRAREAFREFSCALMEIEKRILERNNGRRLRNRWGPVQLPYTLLYPNTSDESKEGGLGVRGIPNSITI; encoded by the exons ATGAGTGAAGCCTTAGACCATATAACTTGTATATTCCTCAGTTTTTCattgtttttcaagtttcaactAAACACATCAGTATTTTGCACGGTTTGTTTTGTTTACAATAATAGTGATTCTATCTCAGAAATGCTGGAGAAATTACTCGAAACTGTATGCGGCACGTCGAGGGACGGTTCAAAGattgagaagaagaagaagaagaagaaaaagaagatcaaAGGCACAGTTGTGTTGAAGAAAAAGAATGTGATGGACTGCACTGATGTTTGTGCTTCAATTCTTGATAGAACTTATGAGATCTTTGGTAAAGCTGTGTCGTTTCATCTCATCAGTAGTACTCATGGTGACCCTG CAAATGGAGGAAGAGGCAAGCTTGGGAAAGCAGCATATTTGGAGAAATGGGTGTCAAAAATAACTTCACTTTCGGCAGAATTTAACATTACATTTCATTGGGACATTGAAACTTTGGGAATTCCAGGTGCTCTTATTGTTAAAAATCATCATTACAGCCAGTTTTACCTCAAGACTGTCGAATTACATGATGTTCCTCAACATGGTACACTCCATTTTGTGTGCAATTCTTGGGTTTATCCAATGCGTCTGTATGAATACAACCGCttgttcttcacaaataag aCGTATTTGCCCGGTGACACACCGGAACCTCTTCGTTTACACAGAGAAGAAGAACTGATCTATCTTCGGGGGACTGGTTCGGGCATGCTGAAGCCTTGGGACCGAgtatatgattatgcatactACAATGACTTAGGAAGTCCCGAAAAAGGGATAGATTATTCTCGCCCGGTGCTCGGGGGATCAAAGGAATACCCTTATCCGCGTAGAGGAAGAACTGGTCGACCACCAAACGAAAAAG ATCCCAACTCAGAAACAAGATTGCCTCTCCTGAGTTTAAACGTTTACGTCCCGAAAGATGAGAAGTTTAGCCAAGTGAAGTTCTCTGATTTCATTGGCGATGCATTGAAATCCCTCGGTCAAGTACTGATCCCGGAGATCAAATCCTTATTCGACAAAACTTTTAACGAGTTCGACACTTTCCAAGACGTGCTAAACCTATACGAAGGCGGGATCAAACTCCCTGATGGAGTTTCACTGCACAAAATCAGGAAACGCATCCCCTGGGAGCTGCTAAAAGAGCTTCTCCATTCGGATGGGGAGAGGTTCCTTAAGTTCCCTATGCCGGATGTAATCAAAG AGGATAGAACGGCTTGGAGAACGGATGAAGAGTTCGGGCGAGAAATGCTAGCTGGAGTGAACCCTGTGAACATACGACATCTCGAG GAGTTTCCACCTACAAGCAAGCTAGATCCCCAAGTGTACGGTAACCAGCACAGTACTATGACACGAGAGCACATAGAAAAACACATGCAAGGGTTAACAGTAGAACAT GCATTAGCTAGTAACAGATTGTTCATATTAGATCATCATGATGCAATGATGACGTATCTAAGACGGATTAATACAACTGCCACGAAAACTTACGCCACTCGAACTCTCCTCCTGCTCCAAGAAAACGGCACTTTGAAGCCAATAGCAATTGAATTGAGCTTGCCACATGAAAATGGAGACAAACATGGTGCAGTAAGCCAAGTATTTACTCCTTGTCAGACTGGAGTCGAAGGCTCAATTTGGCAACTCGCTAAAGCTTACGCAGCAGTAAATGATtcgggataccatcagttgataAGCCACTG GTTGAATACACATGCAGTGATCGAGCCATTTATAATTGCAACAAATCGACAGCTGAGCGTGCTTCACCCGATATACAAGATTCTGAAACCACATTTCCGTGATACAATGCATATAAACGCATTGGCACGGCAAATCTTGATCAATGCTGGTGGTGTGGTGGAGGCAACTGTTTTCCCAGCAAGATATGCCATGGAAATGTCTTCTGCTGTTTACAAGAATTGGAACTTCACTGAACAGGGACTTCCTGAAGATCTTCTTAAAAG AGGAATGGCGATAAAAGATTCAACCAAGCCCCACGGCCTTCGCCTCCTAATAGATGACTACCCTTATGCTGTTGATGGCCTAGACATCTGGTCAGCAATCGAAGCCTGGGTCGATAAATACTGTCGTTTATACTATCCCTCAAACGAAACAATTCAAGCAGACTCTGAGCTACAATCCTGGTGGACCGAGATACGTGAAGTTGGCCACGCAGACATAAAAAATGAGCCATGGTGGCCGAAACTACACACGCAACAAGAACTCATCAAAACATGCTCAACCATAATTTGGATATCTTCAGCCCTTCATGCAGCAGTAAATTTTGGGCAATATCCCTACGCTGGCTACCTCCCGAACCGCCCCACCGTGAGCCGACGCCTCATGCCGAAGCCAGGAACACGGGAGTTCACAGAACTCGAATCAAATCCAGACTCAGCATTCTTGAAAACAATCACGGCCCAGTTCCAAACTCTTCTTGGAGTTTCTTTGATAGAAATCTTGTCGAGGCATTCAACGGATGAGATCTATCTCGGGCAGAGGGATGATCCAGAGTGGACAGATGATGATCGAGCAAGAGAAGCATTTCGAGAGTTCAGTTGTGCATTAATGGAGATTGAGAAGAGAATCTTGGAGAGGAATAATGGGAGGAGATTAAGGAATCGATGGGGTCCGGTTCAGCTGCCCTATACATTGTTGTATCCGAATACATCGGATGAAAGTAAGGAGGGTGGACTTGGGGTTAGAGGGATTCCTAATAGTATCACTATTTGA
- the LOC140962774 gene encoding probable linoleate 9S-lipoxygenase 5 isoform X2 codes for MLEKLLETVCGTSRDGSKIEKKKKKKKKKIKGTVVLKKKNVMDCTDVCASILDRTYEIFGKAVSFHLISSTHGDPANGGRGKLGKAAYLEKWVSKITSLSAEFNITFHWDIETLGIPGALIVKNHHYSQFYLKTVELHDVPQHGTLHFVCNSWVYPMRLYEYNRLFFTNKTYLPGDTPEPLRLHREEELIYLRGTGSGMLKPWDRVYDYAYYNDLGSPEKGIDYSRPVLGGSKEYPYPRRGRTGRPPNEKDPNSETRLPLLSLNVYVPKDEKFSQVKFSDFIGDALKSLGQVLIPEIKSLFDKTFNEFDTFQDVLNLYEGGIKLPDGVSLHKIRKRIPWELLKELLHSDGERFLKFPMPDVIKEDRTAWRTDEEFGREMLAGVNPVNIRHLEEFPPTSKLDPQVYGNQHSTMTREHIEKHMQGLTVEHALASNRLFILDHHDAMMTYLRRINTTATKTYATRTLLLLQENGTLKPIAIELSLPHENGDKHGAVSQVFTPCQTGVEGSIWQLAKAYAAVNDSGYHQLISHWLNTHAVIEPFIIATNRQLSVLHPIYKILKPHFRDTMHINALARQILINAGGVVEATVFPARYAMEMSSAVYKNWNFTEQGLPEDLLKRGMAIKDSTKPHGLRLLIDDYPYAVDGLDIWSAIEAWVDKYCRLYYPSNETIQADSELQSWWTEIREVGHADIKNEPWWPKLHTQQELIKTCSTIIWISSALHAAVNFGQYPYAGYLPNRPTVSRRLMPKPGTREFTELESNPDSAFLKTITAQFQTLLGVSLIEILSRHSTDEIYLGQRDDPEWTDDDRAREAFREFSCALMEIEKRILERNNGRRLRNRWGPVQLPYTLLYPNTSDESKEGGLGVRGIPNSITI; via the exons ATGCTGGAGAAATTACTCGAAACTGTATGCGGCACGTCGAGGGACGGTTCAAAGattgagaagaagaagaagaagaagaaaaagaagatcaaAGGCACAGTTGTGTTGAAGAAAAAGAATGTGATGGACTGCACTGATGTTTGTGCTTCAATTCTTGATAGAACTTATGAGATCTTTGGTAAAGCTGTGTCGTTTCATCTCATCAGTAGTACTCATGGTGACCCTG CAAATGGAGGAAGAGGCAAGCTTGGGAAAGCAGCATATTTGGAGAAATGGGTGTCAAAAATAACTTCACTTTCGGCAGAATTTAACATTACATTTCATTGGGACATTGAAACTTTGGGAATTCCAGGTGCTCTTATTGTTAAAAATCATCATTACAGCCAGTTTTACCTCAAGACTGTCGAATTACATGATGTTCCTCAACATGGTACACTCCATTTTGTGTGCAATTCTTGGGTTTATCCAATGCGTCTGTATGAATACAACCGCttgttcttcacaaataag aCGTATTTGCCCGGTGACACACCGGAACCTCTTCGTTTACACAGAGAAGAAGAACTGATCTATCTTCGGGGGACTGGTTCGGGCATGCTGAAGCCTTGGGACCGAgtatatgattatgcatactACAATGACTTAGGAAGTCCCGAAAAAGGGATAGATTATTCTCGCCCGGTGCTCGGGGGATCAAAGGAATACCCTTATCCGCGTAGAGGAAGAACTGGTCGACCACCAAACGAAAAAG ATCCCAACTCAGAAACAAGATTGCCTCTCCTGAGTTTAAACGTTTACGTCCCGAAAGATGAGAAGTTTAGCCAAGTGAAGTTCTCTGATTTCATTGGCGATGCATTGAAATCCCTCGGTCAAGTACTGATCCCGGAGATCAAATCCTTATTCGACAAAACTTTTAACGAGTTCGACACTTTCCAAGACGTGCTAAACCTATACGAAGGCGGGATCAAACTCCCTGATGGAGTTTCACTGCACAAAATCAGGAAACGCATCCCCTGGGAGCTGCTAAAAGAGCTTCTCCATTCGGATGGGGAGAGGTTCCTTAAGTTCCCTATGCCGGATGTAATCAAAG AGGATAGAACGGCTTGGAGAACGGATGAAGAGTTCGGGCGAGAAATGCTAGCTGGAGTGAACCCTGTGAACATACGACATCTCGAG GAGTTTCCACCTACAAGCAAGCTAGATCCCCAAGTGTACGGTAACCAGCACAGTACTATGACACGAGAGCACATAGAAAAACACATGCAAGGGTTAACAGTAGAACAT GCATTAGCTAGTAACAGATTGTTCATATTAGATCATCATGATGCAATGATGACGTATCTAAGACGGATTAATACAACTGCCACGAAAACTTACGCCACTCGAACTCTCCTCCTGCTCCAAGAAAACGGCACTTTGAAGCCAATAGCAATTGAATTGAGCTTGCCACATGAAAATGGAGACAAACATGGTGCAGTAAGCCAAGTATTTACTCCTTGTCAGACTGGAGTCGAAGGCTCAATTTGGCAACTCGCTAAAGCTTACGCAGCAGTAAATGATtcgggataccatcagttgataAGCCACTG GTTGAATACACATGCAGTGATCGAGCCATTTATAATTGCAACAAATCGACAGCTGAGCGTGCTTCACCCGATATACAAGATTCTGAAACCACATTTCCGTGATACAATGCATATAAACGCATTGGCACGGCAAATCTTGATCAATGCTGGTGGTGTGGTGGAGGCAACTGTTTTCCCAGCAAGATATGCCATGGAAATGTCTTCTGCTGTTTACAAGAATTGGAACTTCACTGAACAGGGACTTCCTGAAGATCTTCTTAAAAG AGGAATGGCGATAAAAGATTCAACCAAGCCCCACGGCCTTCGCCTCCTAATAGATGACTACCCTTATGCTGTTGATGGCCTAGACATCTGGTCAGCAATCGAAGCCTGGGTCGATAAATACTGTCGTTTATACTATCCCTCAAACGAAACAATTCAAGCAGACTCTGAGCTACAATCCTGGTGGACCGAGATACGTGAAGTTGGCCACGCAGACATAAAAAATGAGCCATGGTGGCCGAAACTACACACGCAACAAGAACTCATCAAAACATGCTCAACCATAATTTGGATATCTTCAGCCCTTCATGCAGCAGTAAATTTTGGGCAATATCCCTACGCTGGCTACCTCCCGAACCGCCCCACCGTGAGCCGACGCCTCATGCCGAAGCCAGGAACACGGGAGTTCACAGAACTCGAATCAAATCCAGACTCAGCATTCTTGAAAACAATCACGGCCCAGTTCCAAACTCTTCTTGGAGTTTCTTTGATAGAAATCTTGTCGAGGCATTCAACGGATGAGATCTATCTCGGGCAGAGGGATGATCCAGAGTGGACAGATGATGATCGAGCAAGAGAAGCATTTCGAGAGTTCAGTTGTGCATTAATGGAGATTGAGAAGAGAATCTTGGAGAGGAATAATGGGAGGAGATTAAGGAATCGATGGGGTCCGGTTCAGCTGCCCTATACATTGTTGTATCCGAATACATCGGATGAAAGTAAGGAGGGTGGACTTGGGGTTAGAGGGATTCCTAATAGTATCACTATTTGA